CCTGAATGCCAGGTAAGCATTGACAGTGTTTTCCACACTCTGGGGTACCCTCATGGTAGGGGCAGATACCAGGTACTTAATGGGGGCCCCCTCATTGCACCCCTTCAGGTCCTCTTCCTTGGGAGGATTTTCCTCCTCGTAAGCTGGGATAATTACAGCTTGTCCCTGCAAATGATGAcaagaagaaatcaaaagagaatatttattacaatattGTGTATGTGGAAAATTACCTGTTGTTAATTACACAAAGTGATGGGATAGTCCTTACCTTTTGTGGTGTCCATATATTTCAGTACAAAAgtgcaataaaaataaatttgtatgtaactAGTGTAAGTGAATTATCAATAATTACTAAATTAATGTGtttcattgttacatataaTTGTGTATGTTTCTGTGGTTAAGGTTACCTCCATACTCACATTATTATCTGAGAAAAGTATAGAAAGTGTAataatttccatttattagagttaaaactagtaaattatcaaatgaaatatataagtaaTCACACTCtttaagatgcgagacgtacataaacagaatcttatatcaatgtcagaaaatggcaattttccttaaacaacaTCATAAAAATTTCACTAACAATCATCATAATGATatgatagtattcataacaatttcatgaaactgtttctttacaaaaatatgcaaaatatctgtgaaaaataaaggatatctatcgcataatagaccaaagaaaacagagttattgcccttggatgcaatattttgaaacatatcattcatatataacttacaCATTTGAAATATTCTATGTTTAACAAGATTTCTACAATAACTATcagaaaagactccaacaaaattaatgttcatatcatgcataaatttagataaatcattgattttgcaaaatcttatgacggcACATGAGGGTGGAATTACTAAAAGTGTGACAGACTATGTGTGTATGTTTACAATTAACCACTGGACTTCATTCAAATACTTGTTTAACCATTTCATGTTACTAACTTTCCCAGGATACACACTCTTGGTGCTGCCCTTGAAGGCATAAGATGTATATTTCAGTATAGTGGATTATCTATATTCCCAATACTGGGAGATATATGTATTGGTATTTGGTATTTATTAAATTCTATGTAATTGTTATATTCATTATCATATTTAATTGCATTTCTaatgattcattttatttcaggtTTTCATGTAATACAGTAAATAAATAATCTGTAACTCTATGACTGATGTTCATAAACTGGTTACATGCATAATATTATATGCATATTCGGggaaataattatgtaaaaggTGTTTTCTCATCTATTTAATGCAAATATCATATATTATGACCATAAATACATTTGATGGtcaattttgtatatacatgcaaGATAAATGAATGGAtaattaagttttaaaatttgaactAAAGCCTTCCTTAGAGCTCACTTTTTAAACTCACCACCAAAATTTCTCCATCAAGTTCTTCACGAATTACTTTTTGTAAGCGATTCTGCCTGAAAAGTATAATTGTAAAATCACCATGTCTGTTATCTATTACATTTTTGTTAGTGATACAGTACAGGGGTCATTATTTAGAATGCcaattttcatcaatttcataGTAACGGGTGCAAGCACGAAGAATATGTTCAACAAAGTAAGTACAGTTTTACAATATTGCTCAGgatgaaaaacatacaataGCTTACTATGAAATTAAGTATTATTAAtgagtttttgaaaatttaaatccaTGAAACTTATTGCTCATGAATATTACTTGTGCACATTTGGAAACAACTTTATGAACCACTGATGCAGTGTACATGTTTTCTGtgcaaataaattaatgataaatcatttatatttaacaattgatatatatatatatatatatatatatatatatatatatatatatatatatataaagcacagaaataatAGCTATGAagtcttaaatgaacataactgccctaagtgaagaaataattaatataaagcacagaaaatttcactttatgtggatacccacttccgcccctacccggggttgaactcacgacctgcggaaccaaatctcctagcagcatgtaaccagcgcgctagaccgctcgaccatctaggcaagtcaaaaaacttgctttcgatgacgatggaattctcgccacgctgtcacacgctacacggtcattgagaatggaaatgggatacagttatttaacgtacatttaagaggatcatacatgatacactcTGCATTCGaatttaaatttatatatatatatatatatatatatatatatatatatatatatatatatatatatatatatatattattactacagtaacttgatctgaagaGTAGGAACATGTTgtgttgacaggcgcggatcatcagatcacacgagatgcgaagcgtcgagtttgatctgatggtccgtgcctgtcaacgagacgtgatccaactctttggatcaagttactgtagtaatgatacatttattatataccctcttacacattttaaatccacattttaaagatactaaatgtaatccaaaccatcaaaaatacagacattcagtgaaattatatttaaatttgtgtAAAACCAGATCACACtctgaaatccacagtatcaaaaaatgaaacattgatgggtatataataaagtctacatatatgtatgtttctacaaaaataaaGATCTGTGAAAGGCTTACATTTGCCAACCAAAGTGTCTGGAGTACACCATATCAATTCCTCCATCCATACAACCGAAGCTGTTGGCAGGGGACACCTGGAAATGGACAAATGAGCATTACATGAATCAATGAAATACAGTCAACCCTCGTTATCTCAAACTCGATGGGACCGAGAAATATCTATGGTATGCGAGATACAGAAGTTCAACTGTAAAATAAGGTGCAATACAACAGACACTGTGGCGACTAAATGATTGAATGTCCAAAGTGAACTTTAGTAGAAATGAATTGAGGTGGTCTAAAGTCTGGTGAAATAGTGTAGAACTGGATGGCTCAGTGGAAGAAACCTGTATAGAGGTCTTGGGTTCAATACTGGTCATTCCTCTTCCTGCTTCAATAGCTTACATCCAACAAAATAATCCACAAGGTGAGTAGACAACTCAGTCTTTGCATGTGATATTTTGACACGTTTAAGGTAGCTCTCTACATCAaggcttatactctttatgacaccatgtcacaagatggcgatttaaatgttttgtgaaattatctgtATTGAACAGATTGTTTGCCTACCATCATAGCTCAGTGGTGATCTGATAAACCACAGATCCCGAGTTCAAATTGGTCTGAATGGCTTTGTGGGGAAGACCACAATTTTTGAGTTCATGTCCAAAAGACACATGACTTCCACCTCTAATGCCAGACATTTGTGAAGGAACAATCACAacctatgttaaacatcttacTAGGTTTCACCGTTTGATGTCAcactcaatctgattaaaatcagatctccTAGTGTAGTGATCTAAGTGAGaggatcataggatctgattttaatcagattgatgtCACACTGGGATTGAGAATTGAACCAAGAACCTCTCAAACTGTGAAGTGAACACCCTGCCCACTAGGCTACCATGACTGGTATTGTAAAGATACCCATTCCCTGTAatctcagtctgattaaaatcagaccccatactcattATCATACCAACAATATGAGTAtagggtctgattttaatcagactgcctGTAATCTGTGTCAGTTTTAGATGGAAATGACTCTCAAGTAAACTGGACAGTTAAATGGACCATTTTGTAATGTTAGAGAGTCTTCACTCTGATTTTTAGAGAAGGTAACTTGTCCATGTCCATAACTCCCTCCTTCATGTACGACGAGAAACCCCACATGATTGggacattttttcttttatcgAGCGTCCCCTAATTACTAAGATTTCACCAAGTTTGagaaaaattcattgacaaataaTTTTCCCATGCCACTGATCAATCTGCCTATCATGAATAAATCTGAGGTAATTTTTTCCACTCACATTTTTTCCACAGTACAACAGGCTGGAAACATATTCATCATATAACATTAGTCTTAAAAGTATAGACTTACTATAGCGTCAGCAGCTGGAGCATAATTAAATATGTCACCATGGGATATCTGTAACCaacagaaatatttaatattgtaATTAAAGAAATGTCTGTGATGCAAACCCTTGAATAAagctttaaaaaataatatgtaattctGTTTAGTTTGTCATaggaaaaaatatcaacaaggtACGTAGAGTCTacctaatctcagcgagattcgttgaggctggatatttggactgacacctCTCCCAAAAGAGGTGTCAGTTCAAATATCCTGTCttgacgaatctcgctgagattagatTCTACCTTtaattatataacatatatgcaaaaaatcaatttgaatttgattgCCCATGCTTTGACTAGACATTGATCTTTGTAGTTTGCACCAGTATTCAATTCTTACACCAAATTGATCTACACATCggcggatacccacggctgatcccGCCTTCTACTCAAAGGAGATCAGCCATGCcatgggtatccgacgatgaaATCTACATAGTGTTGCATGAAATTGTGTCCTTGTCAATTTCACATCCCGAAATCAACTCACTTGGACATTTTTATATGAGCTTGGAAATCTTGATTTCCATGCACTGACCATTCCTCGCCCTATGTCTCTCAGTTTGTAGACAACCTGACTTGTTTGAG
Above is a genomic segment from Ostrea edulis chromosome 3, xbOstEdul1.1, whole genome shotgun sequence containing:
- the LOC125675777 gene encoding uncharacterized protein LOC125675777 isoform X3, giving the protein MSKQAQAPSELQSQEDEVVQVEAVPQTSQVVYKLRDIGRGMVSAWKSRFPSSYKNVQISHGDIFNYAPAADAIVSPANSFGCMDGGIDMVYSRHFGWQMQNRLQKVIREELDGEILVGQAVIIPAYEEENPPKEEDLKGCNEGAPIKYLVSAPTMRVPQSVENTVNAYLAFRAVVLAVQKHNARNPDSQIRSVLCPGLGTAVGMMDFKQCAQQMCLAYETHELKLPEHRFRVCPDNLWIMEADQEKMIKGADIDDGATLFD
- the LOC125675777 gene encoding uncharacterized protein LOC125675777 isoform X1, with product MSKQAQAPSELQSQEDEVVQVEAVPQTSQVVYKLRDIGRGMVSAWKSRFPSSYKNVQISHGDIFNYAPAADAIVSPANSFGCMDGGIDMVYSRHFGWQMQNRLQKVIREELDGEILVGQAVIIPAYEEENPPKEEDLKGCNEGAPIKYLVSAPTMRVPQSVENTVNAYLAFRAVVLAVQKHNARNPDSQIRSVLCPGLGTAVGMMDFKQCAQQMCLAYETHELKLPEHRFRVCPDNLWIMEADQEKMIKVKVHIELHANLNALYHSGMIVRCNRCHLRK
- the LOC125675777 gene encoding uncharacterized protein LOC125675777 isoform X2; translated protein: MSKQAQAPSELQSQEDEVVQVEAVPQTSQVVYKLRDIGRGMVSAWKSRFPSSYKNVQVSPANSFGCMDGGIDMVYSRHFGWQMQNRLQKVIREELDGEILVGQAVIIPAYEEENPPKEEDLKGCNEGAPIKYLVSAPTMRVPQSVENTVNAYLAFRAVVLAVQKHNARNPDSQIRSVLCPGLGTAVGMMDFKQCAQQMCLAYETHELKLPEHRFRVCPDNLWIMEADQEKMIKVKVHIELHANLNALYHSGMIVRCNRCHLRK
- the LOC125675777 gene encoding uncharacterized protein LOC125675777 isoform X4; the encoded protein is MSKQAQAPSELQSQEDEVVQVEAVPQTSQVVYKLRDIGRGMVSAWKSRFPSSYKNVQVSPANSFGCMDGGIDMVYSRHFGWQMQNRLQKVIREELDGEILVGQAVIIPAYEEENPPKEEDLKGCNEGAPIKYLVSAPTMRVPQSVENTVNAYLAFRAVVLAVQKHNARNPDSQIRSVLCPGLGTAVGMMDFKQCAQQMCLAYETHELKLPEHRFRVCPDNLWIMEADQEKMIKGADIDDGATLFD